Proteins found in one Oscillatoria nigro-viridis PCC 7112 genomic segment:
- a CDS encoding SDR family oxidoreductase has protein sequence MMLKDKVALVTGGTSGIGRATAIAYAQQQAKVVVVGRRIDEGEKTVRLIQDAGGDAIFVQADVTKEADVKAMVDKAVGVFGRLDIAFNNAGTLGENPSLIEQTEAEYDRIMNVNVKGVWLSMKHEIAQMLKQGSGSIVNTASANGVVALPGVPLYTASKHAVIGLTKAAALQYAKAGIRINVVAPAVIETDMFEAATGGQDEAKAYITGLHPLGRIGTPLEVANAVLFLSSDLASFVTGETLMVDGGFVAQ, from the coding sequence ATGATGCTGAAAGACAAGGTTGCTTTGGTGACTGGCGGAACATCGGGAATTGGTAGAGCAACTGCGATCGCTTATGCCCAACAACAAGCAAAGGTTGTTGTTGTTGGCCGTCGAATTGATGAAGGTGAAAAAACGGTTCGATTGATTCAGGATGCTGGCGGAGATGCTATTTTTGTGCAAGCAGATGTCACGAAAGAAGCCGATGTTAAAGCAATGGTTGATAAAGCGGTTGGCGTTTTTGGTCGGTTAGATATTGCCTTTAATAATGCAGGAACTCTCGGCGAAAATCCCTCATTGATTGAGCAAACAGAAGCGGAATACGATCGCATTATGAATGTCAATGTCAAAGGTGTTTGGTTGTCGATGAAACATGAAATTGCTCAGATGTTGAAACAGGGAAGTGGTTCGATCGTCAATACGGCATCTGCGAATGGAGTAGTTGCACTTCCTGGCGTACCCCTCTACACCGCGAGTAAGCACGCGGTAATAGGCTTAACAAAAGCTGCTGCGCTCCAATATGCCAAGGCGGGTATTCGCATCAATGTCGTTGCACCAGCAGTAATCGAAACAGATATGTTTGAAGCAGCTACAGGTGGGCAGGATGAAGCCAAAGCTTACATAACAGGACTTCACCCGCTCGGACGAATTGGAACACCGCTTGAAGTTGCAAATGCAGTCCTGTTTTTATCATCTGACCTGGCATCGTTCGTAACAGGTGAAACGTTGATGGTAGATGGTGGCTTTGTAGCGCAATAG
- a CDS encoding ester cyclase, with protein sequence MVKEQTVDKQANVQANPNLTPAQEALQAVWEEHIGHEFGTHSPEDALATMVEDAYVNHIPVMTGGVGKPALREFYSKYFIPQMPPDIELAPVSRTIGTNQLVDEMLVKFTHTIQMDWMLPGIAPTGKQVEVPVVAIIRFRDGKLAHEHLYWDQASVLVQLGMLDPVTLPVVGVDSARKVLNSSLPSNALLDHRASNRD encoded by the coding sequence GTGGTCAAAGAGCAAACTGTAGACAAACAAGCAAATGTACAGGCAAACCCTAATCTGACACCTGCTCAGGAAGCTTTACAAGCGGTCTGGGAAGAGCATATCGGGCACGAGTTTGGTACTCACAGCCCTGAAGATGCTCTCGCTACAATGGTTGAGGACGCTTACGTGAATCACATTCCGGTAATGACTGGGGGAGTAGGGAAACCGGCACTGCGTGAGTTTTATTCCAAGTACTTCATTCCACAGATGCCGCCGGATATAGAACTGGCTCCGGTTTCGCGCACAATCGGAACCAATCAACTCGTCGATGAAATGCTGGTTAAGTTCACTCATACCATCCAGATGGACTGGATGCTACCCGGCATTGCTCCGACCGGGAAACAGGTTGAAGTGCCAGTGGTCGCGATTATTCGGTTCCGTGACGGCAAGTTAGCCCATGAACACCTCTACTGGGATCAGGCGAGTGTATTGGTTCAACTCGGCATGCTTGATCCGGTTACGCTGCCCGTTGTAGGGGTTGACAGTGCACGCAAGGTACTTAATTCGAGCTTGCCCTCAAACGCACTGCTCGATCATCGTGCCAGCAATCGCGACTAA
- a CDS encoding nuclear transport factor 2 family protein, giving the protein MSENNKAVLEAANAANAAGNYEKFLSFCTDDTQWTFVGDKTLNGKEAVHQYMAETYIEPPKFTVTNLIAEGDFVTALGDITLKDEDGKAAHYSYCDVWRFRDDKMVELRAFVIKTSV; this is encoded by the coding sequence ATGTCAGAGAACAATAAAGCTGTCTTAGAAGCGGCAAATGCGGCGAACGCAGCAGGCAACTATGAAAAATTCTTGTCATTCTGCACCGACGACACGCAATGGACGTTTGTAGGCGACAAGACCCTTAACGGAAAAGAAGCCGTTCACCAATATATGGCAGAGACATACATAGAGCCGCCAAAGTTTACGGTCACCAACTTAATCGCTGAGGGTGATTTCGTCACGGCACTCGGCGACATCACACTGAAGGACGAAGACGGGAAGGCGGCTCATTACTCGTACTGCGATGTCTGGCGCTTTCGCGACGACAAGATGGTCGAGTTAAGGGCTTTCGTCATTAAAACCTCGGTCTGA
- a CDS encoding SDR family oxidoreductase, with protein MILQDKVALVTGGTAGIGRATAIAYAQQQAKVVVVGRRIDEGEETVRLIQDAGGEAIFVQADVTKEADVKAMVDKTVDVFGRLDIAFNNAGMGGENPSLIEQTEAEYDRTMNVNVKGVWLSMKYEIAQMLKHGSGAIVNMASAVGVVALPNILVYTASKHAVVGLTKAAALQYVKAGIRINGVAPGSIQTDMFEAAALQYAKAGIRINVVAPGAIQTDMFEAVTDEAKAYLTGLHPIGRVGTPLEVANAVLFLSSEMASFVTGETLMVDGGFVAQ; from the coding sequence ATGATACTTCAGGATAAAGTGGCGTTAGTCACTGGAGGCACAGCGGGAATCGGTAGAGCAACAGCGATCGCTTATGCCCAACAACAAGCAAAGGTGGTGGTAGTTGGTCGTCGAATTGATGAAGGTGAAGAAACGGTTCGATTGATTCAGGATGCTGGCGGAGAGGCTATTTTTGTGCAAGCAGATGTTACGAAAGAAGCCGATGTTAAAGCAATGGTTGATAAAACGGTTGACGTTTTTGGTCGGTTGGATATTGCCTTTAATAATGCAGGAATGGGCGGCGAAAATCCCTCATTGATTGAGCAAACAGAAGCGGAATATGACCGCACTATGAACGTCAATGTCAAAGGCGTTTGGTTGTCGATGAAATATGAAATTGCTCAGATGTTGAAACACGGAAGTGGTGCGATCGTTAATATGGCATCTGCGGTTGGAGTCGTTGCACTTCCTAACATACTCGTCTACACCGCGAGTAAACATGCGGTAGTAGGCTTAACAAAAGCTGCTGCACTCCAATATGTCAAAGCGGGTATTCGCATTAATGGCGTTGCACCAGGGTCAATCCAAACAGATATGTTTGAAGCTGCTGCGCTCCAATATGCCAAAGCGGGTATTCGCATCAATGTCGTTGCACCAGGGGCAATCCAAACAGATATGTTTGAAGCAGTTACAGATGAAGCCAAAGCTTACTTGACAGGACTTCACCCGATCGGACGAGTTGGCACACCGCTTGAAGTTGCAAATGCAGTCCTGTTTTTATCATCTGAGATGGCATCGTTCGTAACAGGTGAAACGTTGATGGTAGATGGTGGGTTTGTAGCGCAATAG
- a CDS encoding SgcJ/EcaC family oxidoreductase: MNSQTPQTTTTADESAIRDFLHQMIDAWNVGSGEDFAAPFSETADFIAFEGTHLKGRKEIAEFNQQAFDTVVNGTRLEGEVNFVHFLNSQLALMSGAVRVMLPGQPETSPSRNSMQLFVMMKRDRDWQIEGLLKARKLTLERQFFLDEFDSLSEEAQRQLTDLVIDIKQASLQSRE; encoded by the coding sequence ATGAATTCACAAACACCTCAAACCACCACCACTGCTGACGAGTCGGCAATTCGTGATTTTCTTCACCAGATGATTGATGCTTGGAATGTAGGCAGCGGTGAAGACTTTGCTGCTCCGTTTAGCGAAACTGCCGACTTCATCGCCTTCGAGGGAACGCATCTCAAGGGTCGAAAAGAAATAGCTGAATTTAACCAGCAAGCCTTCGACACCGTTGTCAACGGAACACGCCTGGAGGGTGAGGTGAATTTCGTCCACTTCCTGAATTCTCAACTTGCTCTCATGAGCGGAGCTGTCAGGGTAATGCTGCCCGGACAACCCGAAACTTCACCGTCACGAAATTCGATGCAGCTATTCGTCATGATGAAACGTGATCGAGATTGGCAAATTGAAGGGCTACTCAAGGCCCGGAAGTTGACGCTAGAACGGCAATTTTTCCTGGACGAGTTTGACTCGCTGAGTGAAGAGGCTCAACGTCAATTAACCGATCTCGTTATAGATATCAAGCAGGCTTCACTTCAATCGCGTGAGTAA
- a CDS encoding lipocalin-like domain-containing protein produces MSTPSIQNNPLIGIWKLISATAIYADGTVTPDVYGTHPVGYITYTSDGHMMVMFSRSDRSPLSQEVRSPLTPQMESLPVEELAQAFTTFNAYAGTYTLSDNTVTHQIKIASIPNRVGTTLVRTFTLSESRVTLKTLPVLSDGVEAVFELVWERI; encoded by the coding sequence ATGTCTACACCATCAATCCAGAACAATCCGCTAATTGGCATTTGGAAGTTAATTTCTGCAACCGCCATTTACGCTGATGGAACGGTGACTCCAGACGTGTATGGAACTCATCCGGTTGGCTACATCACTTACACATCAGATGGTCACATGATGGTGATGTTTTCTAGGAGCGATCGCTCACCGCTGAGTCAGGAGGTCAGATCACCGCTGACTCCCCAGATGGAATCTTTACCCGTGGAAGAGCTTGCTCAAGCATTTACAACATTCAATGCTTACGCTGGAACTTATACCTTGAGTGACAACACAGTAACTCACCAGATCAAAATTGCATCAATTCCTAATCGGGTCGGTACAACATTAGTTCGCACTTTTACTCTGAGTGAGAGCCGAGTGACGCTGAAAACGTTGCCAGTTTTGAGTGATGGTGTTGAGGCGGTTTTCGAGTTGGTGTGGGAGCGCATTTAA
- a CDS encoding dioxygenase family protein, with amino-acid sequence MQNITLDTITEAVINHGDRGKSHPRLYEMYTSLVRHLHDFVREVNLTESELQQGRNFLNQASHHTQEIPTGEIHMLTDLLGLSELVELLHDKHRGTESNLEGPLYVPNAPERQMGDRLGIDAEGDSLFLSGRVLNLNGQPIANALIDVWQPTSKGLYDVQEPSQPLGNFRGRFKTNKSGKYMFETVVPLGYKVPSSGPCGELLGLLGRHPWRAAHIHFKLSAPEYTSLTTQIFIAGDPHLDSDTTFAVRSTIVQLQKHEALDELKAHNQSKPFYTTEFDFVLKPATL; translated from the coding sequence GTGCAGAACATCACACTTGACACTATCACTGAAGCCGTCATTAATCATGGCGATCGCGGCAAATCTCACCCGCGACTCTATGAAATGTACACGAGCTTGGTTCGACATTTGCATGACTTTGTGCGTGAGGTGAATCTGACAGAATCAGAGTTGCAGCAGGGACGTAATTTTCTCAACCAGGCAAGTCATCACACTCAAGAGATTCCCACTGGAGAGATCCATATGTTGACGGATCTACTAGGGCTCTCAGAGTTGGTAGAATTGCTGCACGATAAGCATCGCGGTACAGAAAGCAATTTAGAAGGACCCTTGTATGTGCCGAATGCACCAGAACGGCAGATGGGCGATCGCTTGGGTATTGATGCAGAAGGAGACTCACTTTTCCTGTCAGGCAGGGTTTTAAATTTGAACGGTCAACCGATCGCCAATGCTCTGATTGATGTTTGGCAACCCACTTCCAAAGGATTATATGATGTCCAAGAGCCATCTCAGCCGTTGGGGAATTTTCGCGGACGTTTCAAAACGAACAAGAGTGGAAAGTATATGTTTGAAACCGTCGTGCCACTAGGTTACAAAGTGCCAAGCAGTGGCCCATGTGGCGAGTTGCTGGGACTCTTGGGACGGCATCCCTGGCGGGCGGCTCACATCCATTTCAAACTCAGTGCTCCGGAGTATACTTCGCTGACAACACAAATTTTTATTGCTGGCGATCCTCACCTGGATTCAGATACAACCTTTGCAGTGCGATCGACGATCGTTCAATTGCAAAAGCACGAAGCACTAGACGAACTCAAGGCACACAATCAAAGTAAACCGTTTTACACGACTGAGTTTGATTTTGTGTTGAAACCCGCTACTCTCTAG
- a CDS encoding NAD(P)/FAD-dependent oxidoreductase, translating to MCKVGEQKKMMNRNKEIYECVIVGGGSAGLSAALLLGRSRRRVLVCDKGNPRNAPAHESHSFFTRDGISPHELLSIGRDQLKPYKSVEFQAIGVKEINPSGNQFEVVFEDGTIKKTRKILLAFGVMDEFPALENFGDFWGKSVFHCPYCHAWEVRDEPLAIVENGETGIEMAALLKNWSGDLVLCTNGKADLTADQRTLLENHKILVREEKIIRLEGDNGQLENIVFETNEKIARRGILIRPKQTLRSNLAEKLGCELNEFNLIKTTNVFNETSVKGVYAAGDITSPMQVIVAAVFQGSVAASGLNHSLIMEDFV from the coding sequence ATGTGCAAAGTTGGAGAACAGAAAAAGATGATGAACCGAAACAAAGAGATTTACGAGTGCGTCATTGTCGGTGGCGGCTCCGCTGGACTCAGTGCGGCACTGCTTTTAGGCAGAAGTCGCCGTCGAGTGTTAGTCTGCGACAAAGGGAATCCGCGTAACGCTCCCGCACACGAGTCGCACAGTTTTTTCACCCGCGATGGCATCAGTCCACATGAACTTTTGAGCATCGGGCGCGACCAACTCAAACCTTATAAAAGCGTTGAATTTCAAGCGATTGGGGTCAAGGAAATCAACCCATCCGGCAATCAATTTGAAGTTGTGTTTGAGGATGGCACGATTAAAAAAACGCGCAAAATTTTGCTGGCTTTCGGGGTAATGGATGAATTTCCAGCTCTCGAAAACTTTGGTGATTTCTGGGGCAAAAGCGTGTTTCATTGTCCCTATTGCCATGCCTGGGAAGTGCGCGACGAGCCGCTTGCCATTGTTGAAAATGGCGAAACGGGCATCGAAATGGCGGCATTGCTGAAAAATTGGAGTGGTGATTTAGTCCTCTGCACCAACGGCAAAGCCGATCTAACCGCTGATCAAAGGACACTCTTGGAAAACCACAAAATCCTTGTTCGCGAAGAGAAAATTATCCGACTCGAAGGCGATAACGGACAATTAGAAAACATCGTTTTTGAGACAAACGAGAAAATTGCGCGTCGCGGAATACTGATCCGACCAAAGCAAACACTCCGTTCAAACCTAGCTGAAAAGTTAGGCTGTGAGTTGAATGAATTTAATTTAATCAAGACGACCAATGTTTTTAACGAAACTAGCGTCAAAGGCGTTTATGCGGCAGGTGACATCACTTCACCCATGCAAGTGATCGTCGCTGCTGTTTTTCAGGGTAGCGTTGCTGCTAGCGGCTTAAATCACTCTCTGATTATGGAAGATTTCGTCTAA
- a CDS encoding alpha/beta fold hydrolase — protein sequence MINSSISNIFFTFCSGTIAYQKHTVGFSLLKVAHCLLVIIVLVVSVLVGSGWLNRATPASTCDIATRSTQIGSGTLSYNQAGTGQPILLLHGLFAEKEQWNGMMCELARVGYQAIAPDLPGYAKSTGFTVKDYALENQVALLHQFVEQLKIQSLDVAGSSMGGTIAALYSQLYPNQVRSLAFIGSPLGVTNWATSVRKSIIEGINPFIPITKEQFDLEISLLFVTPPTIPDEVKTEKVNDYVNRNRNYQQTWDIVNLYDDVLCQLPHSRVPTLAIWGQEDKIYDIRDVDRSHRCLPGSQIIQLPKAGHLLLIENAQEAASNYLGFLKTIKNR from the coding sequence ATGATAAACTCTTCGATATCAAACATTTTTTTCACCTTCTGTTCGGGCACAATTGCTTACCAGAAGCATACGGTGGGATTTTCCTTATTGAAAGTTGCACATTGCCTGTTAGTTATCATCGTTCTGGTTGTCAGTGTGCTTGTTGGCTCTGGTTGGCTGAATCGCGCAACTCCTGCTTCAACTTGTGACATCGCAACTCGCTCTACCCAAATCGGGAGTGGAACGCTTTCCTATAATCAAGCAGGGACAGGACAGCCGATTTTACTGCTGCATGGATTATTTGCCGAGAAAGAGCAGTGGAATGGCATGATGTGCGAGTTGGCTAGAGTAGGTTATCAAGCGATCGCACCCGATCTACCCGGTTATGCCAAGAGTACTGGATTTACCGTGAAAGACTATGCACTAGAGAATCAGGTAGCCCTCTTGCACCAGTTTGTCGAGCAGCTAAAGATTCAATCCCTTGATGTTGCAGGTAGCTCAATGGGGGGCACGATCGCAGCCCTTTACAGCCAGCTTTATCCCAACCAAGTTCGCAGCCTCGCCTTTATCGGTTCACCGCTAGGCGTAACGAATTGGGCAACTAGCGTCAGGAAATCGATTATTGAGGGCATCAATCCCTTTATTCCGATTACCAAAGAGCAGTTCGATCTAGAAATCAGTCTGCTTTTCGTGACGCCTCCTACGATTCCGGATGAGGTCAAAACCGAGAAAGTGAACGATTATGTGAATCGTAATCGAAATTATCAGCAGACTTGGGACATTGTGAATCTTTATGATGATGTGCTTTGTCAGTTGCCTCACAGTCGGGTTCCGACCCTGGCAATTTGGGGTCAGGAAGACAAAATCTATGATATTCGGGATGTCGATCGCTCACATCGCTGTCTTCCAGGGAGTCAAATTATTCAATTACCCAAAGCAGGACATTTGCTGTTGATCGAAAACGCTCAGGAAGCAGCATCGAATTATCTTGGTTTTCTGAAAACAATCAAAAATCGATAG
- a CDS encoding zinc-dependent alcohol dehydrogenase family protein yields the protein MESMKAAVLTAFGDAEKFEIQTVPIPTLNANQVLVRVCATSINPVDYQTRRGDYKELVQLPAILGVDVSGVIEAIGEAVTDFKVGENVYYSPQIFGEFGSYAQYHVADAAIVALKPANLSHVEAASFPLAGGTAWDCLVTRGNLQVGETVLIHAGAGGVGSIAVQLAKAIGAYVFATCSSRNRDFVTELGADRVIDYKNEDYVEVIRQETNGLGVDLVLDTIGGETIQRSLEIIRPFGRLTSIVDIAVPQSLLEAWGKNLTIHFVFSPQYRAKLEALTKLIERHQLRPVIDSVFSWDQVVLAHQRIEQGGTRGKVVLKFTEN from the coding sequence ATGGAATCTATGAAAGCAGCCGTATTAACTGCGTTTGGTGATGCTGAGAAGTTTGAGATTCAAACGGTTCCCATACCAACACTTAATGCGAATCAGGTGTTAGTCAGAGTTTGTGCAACCTCGATTAACCCGGTCGATTACCAAACTCGTCGTGGTGATTACAAGGAACTGGTTCAATTACCCGCCATCCTTGGAGTCGATGTTTCAGGGGTGATTGAGGCAATTGGCGAAGCTGTGACTGATTTCAAGGTGGGAGAGAACGTATATTACTCACCGCAAATTTTTGGAGAATTCGGTAGCTACGCTCAGTATCATGTGGCTGATGCAGCGATTGTTGCATTGAAGCCTGCAAATCTGTCACACGTTGAAGCAGCTTCTTTTCCGCTTGCAGGCGGAACGGCTTGGGATTGTCTAGTGACTAGGGGCAATCTACAAGTTGGTGAAACAGTTCTCATCCATGCGGGTGCGGGTGGAGTGGGTTCGATCGCAGTTCAACTCGCCAAAGCGATAGGGGCATACGTTTTTGCAACGTGTAGTTCTAGAAACCGAGATTTCGTGACAGAACTGGGTGCAGATCGAGTGATTGATTACAAAAATGAAGATTACGTAGAAGTCATTCGTCAAGAAACAAATGGACTGGGTGTGGATTTAGTTCTAGATACAATCGGCGGAGAAACAATTCAGCGTAGTCTAGAAATCATTCGTCCCTTTGGTAGGCTTACAAGCATTGTAGACATTGCAGTACCGCAATCGCTTCTTGAAGCATGGGGTAAGAATCTGACGATTCATTTTGTTTTTTCACCCCAGTATCGAGCAAAATTAGAGGCTTTGACAAAACTGATCGAGCGTCATCAGCTTCGCCCAGTGATTGATTCAGTATTTTCTTGGGATCAGGTCGTTCTAGCACATCAGCGTATAGAGCAGGGAGGAACACGGGGCAAAGTTGTGCTGAAGTTTACAGAAAATTAG
- a CDS encoding alpha/beta fold hydrolase, producing the protein MKIRYGFRQVGDVEVFYREAGSSDAPVILLLHGFPTASHMFRDLIPLLADRFRLIAPDLPGFGQTKAPSRGTFDYRFDRLTDVIEGFTDALSLDRYVLYIFDYGAPVGLRLAMRHPERISAIISQNGNAYLEGFSDEWGSWESYWREPSAANREACRPSLAPDTIRNWQYGTGADPTLLSPDGYELDIAYMGRAGAEEIQLDLILDYRSNVALYPDFQSYFREQRPPLLAVWGRHDPAFLPAGAAAYQRDLPNVEIHLLDAGHFALETHAEEVATLIRAFLDRTLGSTLRLEGDCTRI; encoded by the coding sequence ATGAAAATACGCTACGGGTTTCGACAGGTCGGCGATGTCGAAGTGTTCTACCGTGAGGCGGGGTCAAGCGATGCGCCAGTAATACTGCTGTTGCACGGCTTTCCAACCGCTAGCCATATGTTCCGTGACCTGATCCCTCTCCTTGCTGATCGCTTTCGGCTCATCGCGCCCGATCTACCTGGTTTTGGGCAGACCAAGGCACCGTCACGCGGGACGTTCGACTACAGGTTCGACCGCCTTACCGACGTGATCGAGGGCTTCACCGATGCTTTGTCGCTCGATCGATACGTACTCTACATCTTCGACTACGGTGCGCCGGTAGGTCTGCGTCTGGCGATGCGCCATCCTGAACGGATATCTGCGATCATCTCGCAGAACGGCAACGCTTACCTGGAGGGTTTCAGTGATGAATGGGGTTCGTGGGAGTCCTATTGGCGCGAACCGAGCGCAGCGAACCGGGAAGCCTGCCGACCCTCGCTCGCACCGGACACAATCCGGAACTGGCAGTATGGTACCGGAGCCGATCCAACCCTTCTGTCGCCTGACGGCTACGAACTCGACATCGCCTACATGGGGCGAGCGGGCGCGGAGGAGATCCAGCTCGATCTGATCCTCGATTACCGCAGCAACGTCGCGCTCTATCCGGATTTCCAGTCCTACTTTCGTGAGCAACGTCCGCCGCTTCTCGCCGTCTGGGGTCGTCATGATCCGGCATTTCTGCCCGCTGGTGCTGCCGCTTATCAGCGAGATCTCCCGAATGTAGAGATTCACCTGCTCGACGCCGGACATTTCGCGCTGGAGACTCATGCAGAGGAGGTGGCAACGTTGATCCGCGCATTCCTCGACAGAACGCTCGGTTCCACGCTGCGTCTTGAAGGTGATTGCACAAGAATCTGA
- a CDS encoding LLM class flavin-dependent oxidoreductase → MRLTSAVTVLSVADPVRVFQQFATLDLISKGRAEMVVGRGSFTEAFPLFGLSLGDYDEIFAEKLELLLKIRDNKTVDWSGKFRPALENQAIYPRPLQKPFPIWSGVGGTPQSFRRAGMLGLPLVVAIIGGETHRFRSLVDLYRDAGARAGYAPETLKVSLHSIGYVADTTEQAVEEFFPGYAETFTKIGRERGWPPVTRADFDAQRGATGALLVGSPEEVAEKIRRHSESLGGISRVTFQMDNAQMNHAQLMRSIELIGMRMSPLLNN, encoded by the coding sequence ATCCGTCTAACCAGCGCGGTTACGGTGCTGAGCGTGGCTGACCCGGTGCGCGTGTTTCAACAATTCGCCACGCTCGATTTGATTTCAAAAGGTCGCGCCGAAATGGTGGTCGGGCGCGGCTCGTTCACCGAAGCCTTTCCGCTATTCGGATTAAGTCTCGGCGATTACGACGAGATTTTTGCTGAAAAGCTCGAACTCTTGCTCAAAATTCGGGACAATAAAACGGTCGATTGGTCGGGCAAATTTCGCCCCGCGCTGGAAAACCAAGCGATTTATCCGCGTCCGCTGCAAAAGCCGTTTCCCATCTGGAGCGGGGTCGGCGGTACGCCGCAGTCTTTCCGCCGCGCCGGAATGCTTGGACTGCCGCTCGTGGTTGCCATTATCGGCGGCGAAACGCATCGCTTTCGCTCGCTCGTAGATTTATACCGCGATGCCGGAGCGCGCGCCGGGTACGCGCCCGAAACATTGAAAGTTTCATTGCATTCAATCGGTTATGTCGCCGACACGACTGAACAAGCCGTTGAAGAATTTTTTCCGGGCTACGCCGAAACCTTTACTAAAATTGGCAGAGAGAGAGGCTGGCCGCCTGTTACGCGCGCCGATTTTGACGCGCAGCGCGGCGCAACCGGCGCATTACTGGTCGGCAGTCCCGAAGAAGTGGCGGAGAAAATTCGCCGTCACAGCGAATCGCTCGGCGGCATTTCGAGAGTAACTTTTCAAATGGACAACGCGCAAATGAACCACGCCCAACTGATGCGCTCCATTGAATTGATTGGAATGCGAATGTCGCCACTCTTGAACAATTAA
- a CDS encoding DUF981 family protein yields MFIDYLTLMLINLSAGLALLAAYVYFGLGTSNQKRWIPGFGVVGAIALVTGLHMTFTWPIIGSFNVAYGETTVLFGILFVGTSLTLAMGWELFTLGIYGFFAGLVSLLIGFRIINLGITQLPLLSGIGFILVGLGGIFSVPTLSLKSTRLLRTIGAIVLSVAALIFAYIGLTAYWAHLADFSTWKPLPR; encoded by the coding sequence ATGTTTATCGATTACCTGACACTCATGCTGATTAATCTATCGGCTGGACTCGCTCTGTTAGCTGCCTATGTGTATTTTGGTCTTGGTACTTCAAATCAGAAACGCTGGATTCCTGGTTTTGGTGTAGTCGGCGCGATCGCTTTAGTCACTGGCTTACACATGACTTTTACCTGGCCCATTATTGGTAGTTTCAATGTTGCCTATGGTGAAACAACTGTTCTGTTTGGCATTTTGTTTGTAGGAACTTCCCTAACTCTGGCAATGGGTTGGGAATTATTTACCCTGGGCATTTATGGATTCTTTGCAGGACTGGTATCGCTTCTAATTGGCTTTCGCATCATAAACCTGGGAATAACACAACTTCCTTTGCTGTCAGGAATTGGGTTCATTCTCGTTGGCTTAGGAGGAATTTTTTCTGTACCAACCCTCTCTCTCAAATCAACCCGGCTCTTGCGAACTATTGGAGCAATTGTGTTAAGTGTGGCAGCTCTCATCTTTGCTTATATCGGATTGACTGCCTACTGGGCGCATCTTGCGGACTTTTCGACATGGAAGCCCCTGCCAAGATAG